The DNA sequence CGGGGCCGAGAAGCCGCGCAGCAGCGAGGGCACCGGCTCGGCTTCGACGTTGGCGAACTCGAAGCGCTGCACGGCCTCGTGCAGCACCAGCACGCGCTCGGTGCCCACCGGGGCGTCCTCGCCGACCAGCTGCAGCGGCAGGGCCTGGCCGTCGCGGCCGACCAGGCCCAGCGCGACCGGGATCACGAAGGGCTGCTTGACTTCCTGCCCCGGGGTGGGCGGGCAGGACTGGCTGAGCTCCAGCGTGTAGGTGCGCAGCTCGGCGTTGTACAGGCCGCGCGCCTTGACGCGCGGCGTGCCGGCCTGGCTGTACCAGCGCTTGAACTGCTCCAGTCGCTGCGCCAGGGGGCTGCCGGGGTTGGCGTCGGCGATGGCCTGGGCGAAGTCGTCGCAGGTCACGGCCTGGCCGTCATGGCGCTGGAAGTACAGTGTCATGCCGCGTGCGAAGCCGTCGCGGCCCACCAGCGTCTGCATCATGCGCACCACCTCGGCGCCCTTGTCGTAGACCGTGGCGGTGTAGAAGTTGTCGATCGCGAGGTAGCTGTCCGGGCGCACCGGGTGGGCCATCGGGCCGGCGTCTTCCGGGAACTGGTGCGCGCGCAGCACCCGCACGTCCTCGATGCGCTTGACCGCGCGCGCGCTCGGCGAGCCGGCCAGGTCCTGGCTGAACTCCTGGTCACGGAAGACCGTCAGGCCTTCCTTGAGCGAGAGCTGGAACCAGTCGCGGCAGGTGACGCGGTTGCCGGTCCAGTTGTGGAAGTACTCGTGGCCGACCACGCTCTCGATGCCGGCATAGTCGGCGTCGGTGGCGGTCGCGGGGTTGGCGAGGACGTACTTGGTGTTGAAGATGTTCAACCCCTTGTTCTCCATCGCGCCCATGTTGAAGTCGCTGACCGCGACGATCATGAAGCGGTCCAGGTCCAGCGACAGGCCGAAGCGGCGCTCGTCCCAGGCCACCGCGGCCATCAGCGAGCGCATCGCGTGCTCGGTCTTGTCCAGGTCGCCGGCGCGCACGTAGACCTGCAGCAGATGCTCGCGGCCGCTGGCGGTGCGGATCTTCTGCTCGCGGCACACCAGGTTGGCGGCCACCAGCGCGAACAGGTAGCTGGGCTTGGGGAAGGGGTCGTGCCATTTGGCGTAGTGGCGGCCGTTGTCCAGCTCGCCGGTCTCGACCAGGTTGCCGTTGGACAGCAGCACCGGGTACTTGCTGCGGTCCGCGCGGATCGTGACGGTGTAGACCGCCATCACGTCCGGGCGGTCGAGGAAATAGGTGATGCGGCGGAAGCCCTGGGCCTCGCACTGCGTGAAGAAGCCGCCGCCCGAGGTGTACAGCCCCGACAGCTGGGTGTTCTTCTCGGGCGCGCAGGTGTTGCGCAGCTCCAGCGTGAACGGCTCCTCGGGCAGGTTCTCGAGCACCAGCTGCTGGTTCTCGACGCGGAACGAGACCGACTCGCCGTTGACCAGCACGCGCAGCAGGTTCAGGTCCTCGCCGTCCAGGCGCAAGGGCTGCGGCGCGACGTCCGGGTTGCGCTCGACCTGCATGCGGTTGGTCACGAGCGTCTTGACCGGGTCGAGGTCGAAGCACAGTTCGACCGAGCGGATCCAGTAGGCCGGCGGGGCGTAGTCCTCGCGGCGGATCACGGTGGCGGTGCCTTCACGCATGGTGTTGTCTTCCTGTGGTCGGCCCGGCC is a window from the Caldimonas thermodepolymerans genome containing:
- the pepN gene encoding aminopeptidase N, encoding MREGTATVIRREDYAPPAYWIRSVELCFDLDPVKTLVTNRMQVERNPDVAPQPLRLDGEDLNLLRVLVNGESVSFRVENQQLVLENLPEEPFTLELRNTCAPEKNTQLSGLYTSGGGFFTQCEAQGFRRITYFLDRPDVMAVYTVTIRADRSKYPVLLSNGNLVETGELDNGRHYAKWHDPFPKPSYLFALVAANLVCREQKIRTASGREHLLQVYVRAGDLDKTEHAMRSLMAAVAWDERRFGLSLDLDRFMIVAVSDFNMGAMENKGLNIFNTKYVLANPATATDADYAGIESVVGHEYFHNWTGNRVTCRDWFQLSLKEGLTVFRDQEFSQDLAGSPSARAVKRIEDVRVLRAHQFPEDAGPMAHPVRPDSYLAIDNFYTATVYDKGAEVVRMMQTLVGRDGFARGMTLYFQRHDGQAVTCDDFAQAIADANPGSPLAQRLEQFKRWYSQAGTPRVKARGLYNAELRTYTLELSQSCPPTPGQEVKQPFVIPVALGLVGRDGQALPLQLVGEDAPVGTERVLVLHEAVQRFEFANVEAEPVPSLLRGFSAPVILEDSLSDADLLTLLAHDSDPFNRWEAGQRLALNRLLAAIKGDGTLQLDAAYVEAMRAVLRHPTLDAAFKELVLTLPGESYIAEQLEEVDPQRIHAVRESMRLQFATALQADWEWAWETHKDTGAYAPDPVSAGRRALANLALAYLCLAAVPSNAPVWPGKAYQRFKDAGNMTDRLGALSALVGSHSELAEPALERFHAQFKDEALVVDKWFALQATAPEKEGRVFARVKQLMSHPDFSLRNPNRARSLVTALCFSNPAAFHRTDAAGYVFWADRVLELDAINPQLAARLARALDRWKQLAEPYRSAAREAIARVAAKAELSDDVREIVTRALAD